The following are from one region of the Nerophis ophidion isolate RoL-2023_Sa linkage group LG20, RoL_Noph_v1.0, whole genome shotgun sequence genome:
- the LOC133538898 gene encoding uncharacterized protein C4orf54 homolog: MEAGETTLTYRDGPGPDKLIEGGTRGHVQTKSESNYVDLDMRPDGNKTVKVTFTGEGSQLSLRSDGSKQGELRPAPEELPSRESLDMAGGVADPTPAEEQDSGDGIRSELSEEDELQYTDMYLNSRTESEDGTSEAALSDHSGTDTLKDESHYITTHEIQLTELDHEVDYDLSRGASWDFEDDNLVYSFVDYASFESDDTRTGTLILEGKVGSKLGVSTEQDDSDLCDSDKCASSDESLCKDQMIGDAGLGEIHLSVKPSEEKPAGVVDEGTKHFSFVRPGPLGDNKATFFIPAPGRQHIATKLRRKDINEYSSGASSSISELDDADKEVRNLTARSFRSLACPYFDTINLSTSSESSSMSEYSINKWSAYVDWNYGHMPRGAEHSVIAHKTSSATLEMNRTLEKAAQAAKRLSVGQKAELKDPAGVTLNVQCNVEAAGTRRPKRTRNRSGEAHGAVLARSGCQMQYQPTDSTGNTQKRAIFASSLLQNVISKKMQFEQECKMERGELYDTYPPPVSPCSLEGGNNRSAALRGFQRQSSESSSGFTNSGDEPPSEGGSRPASCEPVEEQKSSNAAEDPCQRPKVVLGHSQSSAFNSWKDKGAAKEESDQRNMLTKILFVPSWQRISKEKDVGDAACQKSETAIQTGNMESEIDKGAKIPEIKICLRSVKENNGGSLNIASLLTPKISSNAGNTFRAASGAKYHILSASDKIPNFTVRDIRDTKGKFQTPIYRVRDVRKLVKSSYSFVSLDNGDGKGGAGEAAEKVKDKAEDKTKTQPVKQVSPSPIVIKCHSVKTNVKSPGRAPPVGTKQPNPDQAEADKLLKQRQEKFACEAADWRAKPRVPKQAALEKLKAAVKTMEQLYVFDRNEWKRKAQPPQPITDSHVLSLIASEEQGAEEEEENVDKPPPRKTFSNKSVLHLGNSNKVIISSAKSSEAPLSVKIEPPKQGQVEHRQLQMSPANPNVTPSDSGNYLTIPGLGYADDIKVTDRAGSKVCQQADAKRVSMADYPASSIYHQYGPQTQQVLCFSPPITTLSPSTAEAGLQTQRKMLLDPTTGHYYLVDTPVQAPTKRLFDPETGQYLDVPHSPVAPIAPVTPVPLPLPPLALNPGAFAPTYMIYPGFIPSPALLPQSPIPSEPSEKALKHTRSVKQEVKESPYYSATAEALPAPSLSTGGVASMDRKPIISITTQQGPRIIAPPSFDGTTMSFVVEHR, from the coding sequence ATGGAAGCAGGGGAGACAACTCTCACTTACCGAGATGGCCCCGGACCTGACAAGCTTATTGAGGGGGGCACCAGGGGACATGTCCAAACAAAGAGCGAGTCCAACTACGTGGATCTGGACATGAGACCGGATGGAAACAAGACGGTGAAAGTGACGTTCACCGGCGAAGGGAGCCAGCTGTCTCTCAGGAGCGACGGCTCCAAGCAGGGAGAGCTCAGACCTGCCCCAGAGGAGCTGCCCTCGAGGGAGTCTTTGGACATGGCCGGTGGCGTCGCTGACCCGACTCCGGCCGAGGAGCAGGACTCCGGGGACGGAATTCGGAGCGAGTTAAGCGAAGAGGATGAGCTCCAGTACACGGACATGTACCTAAACAGCCGAACCGAGTCTGAGGACGGCACCAGCGAGGCGGCACTCTCCGACCACAGCGGCACCGACACGCTGAAGGACGAGTCTCACTACATCACCACGCACGAGATCCAGCTGACGGAACTCGACCACGAAGTGGATTACGACCTGAGCCGGGGCGCCAGCTGGGATTTCGAGGACGACAACTTGGTCTACTCCTTTGTGGATTACGCCTCGTTTGAAAGCGACGATACCCGGACCGGGACTTTGATCCTGGAGGGAAAAGTGGGCTCCAAACTTGGCGTGAGTACCGAGCAGGACGACAGCGATCTGTGCGACTCGGATAAATGTGCCAGCTCGGACGAAAGCTTGTGTAAGGACCAGATGATCGGGGATGCCGGTTTAGGGGAAATCCACCTATCCGTTAAGCCGTCTGAAGAGAAGCCTGCGGGTGTCGTGGACGAAGGCACCAAACACTTCTCTTTTGTGAGACCCGGACCCTTAGGAGATAACAAAGCAACATTTTTCATCCCGGCTCCGGGCCGCCAACACATTGCAACCAAACTACGACGGAAAGACATTAACGAGTATTCCAGCGGCGCCTCCAGCTCCATCAGCGAGCTCGATGACGCCGATAAAGAAGTGCGTAATTTAACTGCCAGGTCTTTCCGCAGCTTGGCGTGTCCCTACTTTGATACCATTAACTTGAGCACCTCCAGCGAGTCGTCGTCCATGTCGGAGTACAGTATAAACAAGTGGTCCGCCTACGTGGATTGGAATTACGGACACATGCCCAGAGGGGCAGAGCACAGCGTTATTGCGCACAAGACCTCCAGCGCCACATTGGAAATGAACCGGACATTGGAAAAAGCAGCACAAGCCGCTAAGAGGCTATCTGTAGGTCAAAAGGCAGAGCTGAAAGATCCGGCAGGTGTCACGTTGAATGTGCAGTGTAACGTAGAAGCAGCGGGAACAAGGCGACCTAAGAGAACCAGGAACAGGTCTGGTGAAGCCCACGGCGCGGTGTTGGCGAGGTCAGGATGCCAGATGCAGTACCAACCCACGGACAGCACGGGGAACACGCAGAAAAGGGCCATTTTTGCCTCCAGTCTACTCCAAAACGTCATTTCCAAAAAGATGCAGTTTGAGCAGGAGTGCAAGATGGAGAGAGGAGAGCTCTACGACACGTACCCGCCGCCGGTCTCCCCTTGCTCTCTGGAGGGGGGCAACAACAGGAGTGCGGCCTTGAGGGGCTTTCAAAGGCAGAGCTCAGAATCCAGCTCGGGTTTCACTAATTCCGGAGACGAGCCGCCTTCAGAGGGAGGCAGCAGGCCAGCTTCCTGTGAGCCCGTCGAGGAGCAGAAAAGCAGCAATGCTGCGGAGGACCCCTGCCAGAGGCCCAAAGTGGTCCTCGGCCACAGTCAGAGCAGCGCCTTTAATTCATGGAAGGACAAAGGGGCCGCCAAGGAGGAATCGGACCAGAGGAACATGTTGACCAAAATCCTGTTTGTGCCCAGCTGGCAGCGTATCTCCAAGGAGAAGGACGTAGGAGACGCGGCGTGTCAAAAAAGCGAGACGGCGATCCAAACGGGAAACATGGAGAGCGAGATCGACAAGGGCGCAAAAATACCCGAGATCAAAATATGCCTAAGAAGCGTGAAGGAAAATAATGGCGGCTCCTTGAACATCGCCAGCCTGCTAACCCCTAAAATAAGCTCCAACGCCGGAAACACTTTTAGGGCAGCGAGTGGCGCCAAATATCACATCTTGTCCGCGTCTGATAAGATCCCCAACTTTACTGTCAGAGACATAAGAGACACCAAGGGCAAGTTCCAAACGCCCATTTATCGAGTGCGGGACGTGCGCAAACTGGTGAAAAGCTCGTATAGCTTTGTTTCTCTGGACAATGGCGACGGTAAAGGCGGCGCGGGAGAAGCGGCTGAGAAAGTCAAAGACAAAGCCGAAGACAAGACTAAGACGCAGCCGGTTAAGCAGGTGTCGCCTTCTCCCATTGTCATTAAATGCCACTCGGTAAAAACCAACGTTAAGTCGCCCGGCAGAGCGCCACCTGTTGGCACTAAGCAACCCAATCCTGACCAAGCGGAAGCCGACAAACTGTTGAAGCAGAGGCAGGAAAAGTTTGCGTGCGAGGCGGCCGACTGGCGGGCGAAGCCAAGAGTTCCCAAACAGGCGGCGCTGGAGAAGCTGAAAGCCGCCGTTAAGACAATGGAGCAGCTTTACGTTTTTGACCGCAACGAATGGAAACGCAAAGCTCAACCGCCGCAGCCGATCACAGACAGCCACGTGCTGTCGCTCATCGCCAGCGAGGAGCAAGGCGccgaagaggaggaggaaaacGTCGACAAGCCGCCGCCacgcaaaacattcagcaacaaaAGCGTCCTCCATCTTGGCAACAGCAACAAGGTCATCATCAGCTCGGCGAAAAGCTCAGAGGCGCCGCTCTCGGTGAAAATAGAACCTCCAAAACAAGGGCAGGTGGAGCACAGGCAGCTCCAAATGAGTCCCGCTAATCCCAACGTCACGCCAAGCGACTCTGGGAACTATTTAACCATACCCGGCCTGGGCTACGCCGACGATATCAAAGTGACCGACAGGGCGGGGTCAAAGGTGTGCCAACAAGCGGACGCCAAGAGAGTATCCATGGCTGACTACCCGGCTTCTTCTATCTATCATCAGTATGGTCCACAGACGCAGCAGGTGTTGTGTTTCTCCCCGCCCATCACCACGCTCTCACCCTCTACAGCAGAAGCAGGTCTACAAACGCAGCGGAAAATGCTTCTGGACCCCACCACCGGACATTACTACCTGGTGGACACACCCGTACAAGCCCCCACCAAGCGACTCTTCGACCCAGAGACTGGGCAATACCTAGACGTGCCCCATTCCCCGGTGGCGCCCATCGCCCCCGTCACCCCTGTGCCGCTTCCCTTGCCGCCCCTCGCCCTCAACCCGGGAGCCTTCGCACCCACCTATATGATTTACCCGGGATTCATCCCCTCGCCCGCGCTGCTGCCGCAGTCGCCCATCCCCTCCGAGCCCAGCGAAAAGGCGCTGAAACACACCAGAAGCGTCAAGCAGGAAGTGAAGGAAAGCCCCTATTACAGCGCCACGGCCGAGGCCCTGCCCGCGCCCTCCTTGTCCACAGGGGGCGTGGCCAGCATGGACAGAAAACCGATTATCAGCATCACGACGCAGCAAGGTCCAAGGATCATCGCGCCGCCTTCCTTTGACGGGACAACAATGAGCTTTGTGGTGGAGCATCGGTGA